Within Chthonomonadales bacterium, the genomic segment GAGGTACGTCGGGACGGGTTCGGGCGTCTCGCCCATCGGCGCCGTTTCGTAGATGCTCGACACGGCGTCTATCCGAAGGGAAGCCGCGCGCAGCCGATCGATGGCCGCGCGCAGGTTCGCCGCCCGGTCGCCGAGGTTGGAGCCGAGGCCGAGGTAGACTGTGAGCATGGCAATGCCTGCCGCCGCGCGGCATCGCCGCGCCGTCGAACCCATTATACGCACGGGGAGCCGCCGATGTCCACCTTCACCGAGCCCGCGGAGGCCGGGCGCTGCCCGGCGAGGGGAGCCGCCATGCGCAGGAGGATCCTGGCGTTGGTCGTGCTGGGCGCCCTGGCGGTTCTGCTGCTGATCGCGCCGAACCTGCGCGTGAGCTGGCGCGGTCCGGGCAGCGATGCCGCCACGTCGGGCCTGGGTGTGAAGCTCGGCGAGCCGCAGAAGGCCCTCGCGCCCGGCGAGGTCTATGCCCACGCGGCCGAGGCGGCCTACCGTTCCGTCGTGAACATCGACACCACAGAGCGCGTGCGCGTGCGCGGCTTCTTCGACGAGGAGTTCTTCGGGCCGCGCTATCGGGAGCGCAGCAGCGAGGGCTCGGGTGTCATCATCACGCGCGACGGCTACATCATCACCAACGAGCACGTCGTCGGCGCGGCCAACCAGACCGGCAAGAAGATCTACATCTTGCTGACCGATGGCCGCAGGTTCCCCGGCACCATCGTTGGTGCCGACTCCACGGCCGACATCGCGCTCGTGAAGGTGGACGGCAAGGACCTGCCGGCTGCGCACCTGGGCACCGTCCGGGGCCTGGTGCCCGGCCAGATGGCGGTCGCCATCGGCAACCCTCTCGGCCTGCGCTTCACGGTGACCAACGGCGTCATCAGCGCGCTCGGCCGGCCGCTCACGATGCCGGACGGCCGGGTCTACCAGGACCTCATCCAGCACGACGCCCTGATTAACCCGGGCAACTCCGGCGGCGCCCTGGTGGACCTGCGCGGGGACGTGATCGGCATCAACACGCTGGTCAACGCCAATGCGCAGGGGATCGGCTTCGCCATCCCCATCGACACCGCCCTGCGCGTGGCGGACGAGCTGAAGCGGTTTGGGAAGGTGAAGCGGCCCTGGCTGGGCATCGTCCCCGACACGAATGGGCCGCTCTACGTGCACCGGTTCGGCCTGCCGGACGTGCCCGGCGTGGTGGTGCGCGGCGTCTACCGCGGCGGTCCGGCCTCGGGCGCCGGCGTGGAGGCCGGGGACGTGATCACGAGCCTGAACGGCAAGCCGGTGAAGACGGCGGAGGAGTTCCGCGAGCGCGAGAAGGCGCTGCGCATCGGCCAGCGCGTGGAGGTCATCGTGCGGCGCGGCGACCAGGAGGCGCGGGGTACAATGACGGTTGGGGAAGCTCCGTGACAACTGCGGCGGCTTCGGGCACTCCGCCCGGCGCCGCCGGGTGCGTCCGGACATGCGCGGCCGCCCTGCCCGCTGCTTCCGCCACCGCGGCTCCCGCCGGCCCGCGACCCTCCGCGGTCGTCGCTCGCGCCCGTCGGCTCCCAGGCGCAGGCTACCCGCCGACCGATCCGATCGCGTCGTTTCGCAGGGAGGAAGGAGAGTTCCACCGTGATCGTTCCGACTCGTGTCCTCTTTGAGCACGCGTACGGCAAATACGCTCTCGGCGCCTACAACATCAACAACCTGGAGCAGGCGATGGGCCTGTTCCGCGGCAACATGGACTCGCGGGCGCCGTTCATCATTCAGATCAGCAAGGGCGCCCGGGGCTACACCGACAAGAGGATGCTCGAGGCCATCATCCGCACGGCCGACCAGATATGGCCGGACGCGCTCTTTGCGGTCCACCTTGATCATGGCGACGAGCAGACCTGCTACGACTGCATCGAGAGCGGTTTCTACTCATCCGTGATGATCGACGGTTCCCACTTCCCGTTCGAGGAGAACATCGCCGTGACGAAGCGGGTGGTGGACGCCGCCCACGCGCGCGGCGTAAGCGTGGAGGCGGAGCTGGGGCAGCTCGGCGGCGTCGAGGAGCACGTGGCGGTCGACGAGAAGGACGCGCACCTGACGGACCCCGACGAGGCCAAGGAGTTTGTGGAGCGCGCAGGCTGCGACAGCCTGGCCTGCGCCATCGGCACCAGCCACGGCGCCTTCAAGTTCACGGGAAGCCAGGGTCTCCACTTCGACCGGATCAAGGGGATCCAGCAGCTCCTTCCCGGCTACCCGCTCGTGATGCACGGCTCCTCGTCGGTTCCGCAGGATGAGGTGGCGCGCATCAACGCCGCCGGCGGCGACCTGAAGGGCGCCAAGGGCGTCGACGCCAACGAGTACCTGCCTGCCGCGCGGCTGGGCGTCTGCAAGATCAACATCGACACGGACGGCCGCCTGGTGTGGTGTCGCGTGCACCGCGAGTACTTCCGCGACAAGCCGGCCGACTTCGACCTGCGCGGCCCCGGCAAGATCTTCCAGGCCGAGTACGCGAAGTTCATCGCCAGCCGCAACGAGCTTCTGGGCTCGGCGGGGCAGCTTGCCGCCTCCCGCGAGCACGCGATGGCTGGCGCGAGGTAGGCCTCCTCGTCAACGCCTCGAGGCCCGGCGGCGCCATCGGCGCCGCCGGGCCTTCGACGTCTGGCCCGCCGCGCCTCAGAGGCTCGCGTTCCGTGGCTCGCTCACCTTCGTGTCCGAGCCGACCACCTGGTTGGTGAACATGCCGACGACGTCCCGGTGGATCTCGTGGCCGCGCACGCAAGCCATGACGCCGCCGGGCGCGCCAGCGCGCGGACGCGGACGCGGTCAGCCGCCGCGAAAGGATCGGAGGGGAACGGGCGGCTTCGCGCGGGGGGGGGGGTAGACGCACACCCGGGCCGGCCGGGCGGCCGGCCATCGGGCCGTGGTCGGTGTCGAACGGATGCGACGGGAGGCACATCGTGGCCTCGCTTCTCGCGCGCGGCGCAAGGCACAACGGCGTAACTGTTCCATGGTAACACCGGGCTCGACGAGTATCAAGGGCCGGAGGAGCGCGACAGGGCGCGGCGCGTCGCGGCCACGGCTCCCTTCTCAGCCCACGGGGCTACCCGCTCCTTGACAGCCGGCGTGACCTCCGATAGAATGGAGTCGGGCTGCTGTCGCATCCGGATGGTGCGGCTTCCCCGTTGCCCACCATCGGCCGTGCGCACGGCTGCCTCACGTTCCCCGAAGAAGGAGACACGGAAATGCGACCAGGGCGTCGGCGCGGCTTCACCCTCATCGAGCTCCTCGTGGTCATCGCCATCATCGCGATCCTCGCCGCGATCCTCTTCCCCGTGTTCGCGCGCGCTCGCGAGCAGGCCCGCAAGACGACCTGCCTCTCGAACCTCAAGCAGACCGGCCTGGCCACCCTCATGTATGCCCAGGACTACGACGAGACCTTCCCCTGGCTCATGATGGATGGGCGCAACAACGACGACAACACCGGCCTCAGCACGCGCATGAGCAGCGGCCCGCCCAACCTCAACGGAGTCCGAGGGCTCTTCATGGAGTACGTTCTGTACCCGTACATGAAGAACTACGGCATTTTCGGGTGCCCCACGCTCCGGCCCGACCCGGTGCGCCTGGGCGCCGACAACCTCCCTCTCAACCAGTTCGGCTCCTACGCCTACGCTTACGGCGGAATCGGCGCCGGCTGCGGCCCGGGCGCCCCGGCGACCTCGCCGCGCCCAACGCCGTTCGAGCTCTTCGTGCGCCTCGGCCCCTTCCTGGACAGTCGGCTGGGCTACCTGCTCACCACCAACTGCAACCCGCAGGCCTACTTTATTGCGGGCCAGCCGCTCGCGGCGGTGGGGTCCTCCTCCACCGCGATCCTCTCCGTCTGCAACTCCTATGGCGCGCACCAGGGCTTCACCGACGACGACATCGTGCCGGTCTCGGTGGGGGGCACCGGGCGCGAGGAGACGGGGGCGACCTTCGCGGTCTTCGCGGACGGGCACGCGCGCTACAAGACCGGCAAGTTCATCGACCTGGTGGCCTTCTCGCTGGCTCCGCTGAACCCCTAGGAGGAGCGCCGTGAAGAGCGAGCTCAACCCCGTGATCGCCGTCGTGGTGATCGCGTTGGTGGTGGTGGGCCTTGGCATCCTGTTCTGGTCGAAGGGCCAGGGCACCACGTTCACTAAGGCCGAGGCCCATGGGAAGCTCGGAGAGCGCCTGGACGCGCTGACCGGGGCGCAACCGGGCTCAGGCTCGCGGTAACATTGTGCCCCCCGCACGCTTGCGGGGGGCGCGCCTCCCTGCCGCCTCCGCCTTGACAGATGAAGCATGGCCTTGTTACACTGTAGCTGTCCGGGCCCGGCGGGCCGGCGCCGTGCCTGATGTCCCGTAGCGCGCGACCTCGCGCGCCTGCCTGGCTACCCCCGCCTCCCGATGTTATCTCTTATTGCGAGTCGCTTCGGAAATCGGAAAGGAGATCGAGGATGCGACGTTCCCGCATGGGGTTCACGCTGATCGAACTACTCGTCGTCATCGCGATTATCGCGATCCTCGCCGCGATCCTGTTCCCGGTGTTCGCTCAGGCCCGGGAGAAGGCGCGCGGCACCTCGTGCCTGTCGAACACCAAGCAGATCGGCACGGCGACCCAGATGTACGCGCAGGACTACGACGAGACGCTCCCGCTGAGCCTCTACATGGCCGACTGGGGCACGGGCACCGTGGCCACCTGTTATGACGGGCTCTTCCCGTACATGAAGAGCGCGGCCATTCTGCAGTGCCCTTCGGCGCCGAGGGTGATCGACTTCGCGGCCTACATGGCGGCCTTCGGCTTCCAGCTCCAGGGCAACTTCCGCTACGGTTCCTACCCGCCCAACGTCGTCGTGATCGCCGACGGAGACCCCGGCCTGGTCAACGACCGCCCCGCGCAGACGCTCGGAGGCATCCCGTACCCGGCCTCGCAGCCCGTCTTTGCCGACGGCTACATCGGCGGCGGCGGCACCTTCTACACGCCCGTTGAGGGGCGGCACACCGACGGCACCAACGTGTCGTATCTGGACGGCCACTCCAAGTACTTCCGCCTGAGCCGGAACCCGAACCCCGATCCGGGGCTCTACGACACGGCGGTCGGCAAGCAGATCGACGGCTGGATCATCACCTCCGGACCGTTCCGCTCGCCCGATCCCAACAACCCGAACTTCGAGCTGGCCGGCATCGTGGTCGATCCGGATTGCCCGGACCCGGTCGCCAGCCCCTGCGTACGCGACACCCGCTGACACGGTGGCGCCGCCGGGCGGGTCTGGGTCCGCCCGGCGGTGTTCGCCGGCCAGGGAGAATGGCCCATGTCACGAAGAGCGCGCGGGGCGGTGAGCGCGGAGATCGGCACGCCACTGATCGTCGTGGTGGTGGTGCTGGTGGTGGTGGTCCTCGGTTACTTTGCGTGGCGCACCTTCGCGCCCCCGCCGGATCCGATGGCCAACATGACGATGGATCAGAAGGTCCAGGCGATCCGGGACGCTCAGAAGAACCTGCATCCGCGCAACCCGAACCCCGGCGGCGTGCTCAATCGCGGCCACGGCATCCAGCCGATGAGTCCGGGCCGATAGCCCCCGCGGCGTGGCGGCGCTGGGGACGCGTCCGCGGGGTTCGTGCCGCCGACGCTCGCGCGCGCCGGCCGCCGGCGCTGCAGGCTGGCGCCTCCGAGGCTCGTATGCTATAATAGCTCGCCGCCCCAGCGTGGTCGCGGTTGCTTCGGAGGTGCCTCGCCATTGATCGATACCAGCGACTTCCGCAACGGCCTGAGCATACGCCAGGACAGCGACATCTTCACCATCGTCGAGTTCCAGCACGTTAAGCCCGGAAAGGGCGGCGCCTTCGTGCGCACCAGGCTGCGCAACGTGCGCACCGGCGCGGTCATCGAGAAGACCTTCCGGGCCGGCGAGAAGATGGAGCAGGCCCGCCTCGAACGGCGTCCCATGCAGTTCCTCTACGTGCAGGAGGACCTCTACTTCCTCATGGACACGGAGACCTACGAGCAGATCTCCGTGCCTCGTTCGGCCTTCGGCGACCCGGTGAAGTACCTCAAGGACGGAACGGAAGTCACGGTACTCGACCACGACGGCACCGTGATCGGCGTGGAGGTTCCCTTCTTCGTGGAGCTCGAGGTGGTGGAGACCGATCCCGGAGTGCGCGGCGACACGGCGGCCGGGGGCTCCAAGCCGGCCAAGGTGGCGACGGGAGCGGTCATCCAGGTCCCCTTCTTCATCAACGTCGGCGACCGCGTCAAGATCGACACGCGGACCGACTCGTACCTCGAGCGCGTTAAGTAGGGGCCGCGCGCCCATTCCGAGGGCCTTGCCTGTGCGGTCAAGCCGACGCACGCGAAGCTCGTCCTCCGAGCGACTGTTCCAGACGTTTCTGGACTGGGTCCGCCGGCTCGGGCAGCTCGCGACAATCATCGCGCTGGTTGCCGTCGCCTACCTCCTGTATGGGCTGTTCGCCGGCGGCATCACCGTGTGGGGCACCCTCGACGCGGCGGCACGGGCGCGCATCGGCTCCAACGTCCATCTCGGAATCCAGGTCCTCAACATCTCCATCGGCGTCCTGCTCCTATCGCTCTGCGTGCTCTACTACGACGAGGAGACGCTCGGCTACGCGCTCGTGGCCTCCTCCGTGCTCCTCTACTACGGCGTCCCCTTCCTGATGGACTATCTGATGGTCGGGCAGTTCGCCCAATGGGAGCGCACGGGCAACGTCGCGGCCCTCTCGATCTACAACGAGTTGCGCTTCGTGGGCGTGGCGAGCGCGGTGCCGGGCGTCATCCTCACGGTGCGCGACCTGTTCCTGCGGCTCCTCGACGGCGTGGGGCGCAAGCGCGACCAGTTCAGCGCCATGCCGTATGGCGGCACGGTGCAGGAGGAGACCCCCGTGAGCCCGGCGCTCATCGGGGCCCTGGCCAAGTGCTGGCAGCTTCCGTTCTGCCGCGAGTTCGTGCGCATCCGCTGCCCCATCTTCCACGCGCGCACGCGCTGCTGGCGCGAGCGCGTGGGCTGCATGTGCGAGGAGACCGTCATCCGGCACGCGATGGACGCCATGATGGCGGAGGTCGAGGTCAAGCGCCCGGACGGGCCCGTCGACTTCGCCGCGGTCGTGCCGGACGAGCGCCGGATCGACCTGGACAACCCGACCGGCGTGAAGAAGCCCGTCTGGGAAGCTCCGCCGCCGCGCGCGCCGAAGATCTCGCGCAAGCAGGTTCGCATCCCTCACAACCCCAACCTCACCATGCCCGTGAAGCGAGAGCGCTGCCGAAACTGCGTGATCTACAACGAGCACCAGCGCCTGAAGTACCAGGCCCTGGCGCCGCTGATCGTGCTGGCGCTGCCGGCCCTTGCTTACTGGCGGTTCGCCGAGATCCAGGGGGGCTTGAACCACTTCCTGCGGACGGCCGATCGCGTCATGTCCCGGCTATCGTTGGACCCGCACGCGCGCGAGTTCGGCATCGTCAGCAGCATCACGTCGGCCAGCGTGCTGGCCGAGTACATCCTGATCGGCTGCCTCGTGGTCATCTTCACCACCATGGTGCTGCGGCTGCTGGAGTACCTCGTGTTCAAGCTGAAGGTATGAGGCGCGGCGTCATGATGGCACCCGGGTTGTTGAGCGATCTCGAGAAGCTGGTCGACCTGGTGGCCGGCGCGGCCGTGGTCGAGGTGACCGTGCGCTCTGGCGACCTGCGGATCACCATCCGCAAGCCCGGCGGCGCGCCCGGCGGCGCGCCCCCGACACGCCCGGGCGAGGTCCGCGCGCCCGCCGCGCTTCCGGCGGTTACAGCCGCCGCCGC encodes:
- the efp gene encoding elongation factor P translates to MIDTSDFRNGLSIRQDSDIFTIVEFQHVKPGKGGAFVRTRLRNVRTGAVIEKTFRAGEKMEQARLERRPMQFLYVQEDLYFLMDTETYEQISVPRSAFGDPVKYLKDGTEVTVLDHDGTVIGVEVPFFVELEVVETDPGVRGDTAAGGSKPAKVATGAVIQVPFFINVGDRVKIDTRTDSYLERVK
- a CDS encoding prepilin-type N-terminal cleavage/methylation domain-containing protein gives rise to the protein MRPGRRRGFTLIELLVVIAIIAILAAILFPVFARAREQARKTTCLSNLKQTGLATLMYAQDYDETFPWLMMDGRNNDDNTGLSTRMSSGPPNLNGVRGLFMEYVLYPYMKNYGIFGCPTLRPDPVRLGADNLPLNQFGSYAYAYGGIGAGCGPGAPATSPRPTPFELFVRLGPFLDSRLGYLLTTNCNPQAYFIAGQPLAAVGSSSTAILSVCNSYGAHQGFTDDDIVPVSVGGTGREETGATFAVFADGHARYKTGKFIDLVAFSLAPLNP
- a CDS encoding trypsin-like peptidase domain-containing protein — translated: MSTFTEPAEAGRCPARGAAMRRRILALVVLGALAVLLLIAPNLRVSWRGPGSDAATSGLGVKLGEPQKALAPGEVYAHAAEAAYRSVVNIDTTERVRVRGFFDEEFFGPRYRERSSEGSGVIITRDGYIITNEHVVGAANQTGKKIYILLTDGRRFPGTIVGADSTADIALVKVDGKDLPAAHLGTVRGLVPGQMAVAIGNPLGLRFTVTNGVISALGRPLTMPDGRVYQDLIQHDALINPGNSGGALVDLRGDVIGINTLVNANAQGIGFAIPIDTALRVADELKRFGKVKRPWLGIVPDTNGPLYVHRFGLPDVPGVVVRGVYRGGPASGAGVEAGDVITSLNGKPVKTAEEFREREKALRIGQRVEVIVRRGDQEARGTMTVGEAP
- a CDS encoding ketose-bisphosphate aldolase — translated: MIVPTRVLFEHAYGKYALGAYNINNLEQAMGLFRGNMDSRAPFIIQISKGARGYTDKRMLEAIIRTADQIWPDALFAVHLDHGDEQTCYDCIESGFYSSVMIDGSHFPFEENIAVTKRVVDAAHARGVSVEAELGQLGGVEEHVAVDEKDAHLTDPDEAKEFVERAGCDSLACAIGTSHGAFKFTGSQGLHFDRIKGIQQLLPGYPLVMHGSSSVPQDEVARINAAGGDLKGAKGVDANEYLPAARLGVCKINIDTDGRLVWCRVHREYFRDKPADFDLRGPGKIFQAEYAKFIASRNELLGSAGQLAASREHAMAGAR
- a CDS encoding DUF1559 domain-containing protein, yielding MRRSRMGFTLIELLVVIAIIAILAAILFPVFAQAREKARGTSCLSNTKQIGTATQMYAQDYDETLPLSLYMADWGTGTVATCYDGLFPYMKSAAILQCPSAPRVIDFAAYMAAFGFQLQGNFRYGSYPPNVVVIADGDPGLVNDRPAQTLGGIPYPASQPVFADGYIGGGGTFYTPVEGRHTDGTNVSYLDGHSKYFRLSRNPNPDPGLYDTAVGKQIDGWIITSGPFRSPDPNNPNFELAGIVVDPDCPDPVASPCVRDTR